Below is a window of Nocardioides sp. S-1144 DNA.
GGCCGGCGCGGCGGGCCTCGTCGTACAGCGTGGTGGTGAGGTCGCGCTGCTCGGCCCAGCTGGTCGTGGGCTGCACGTTGACCTCGATGACGCCGGGGTCGGGCGTGACGACGAGCTGGGTCAGCCGCGGGTCGGGCGGCGGGCCGTAGCCCTCGAGCACGACCGGGCAGCCGATCCGGCGGGCGGCCACCTCGACGAGCCGGAGCAGGTCGGCGTAGTCGTCGAGCCGCTCGGTCGGCGGCAGGAAGACGTGCACGTGGCCGTCGCGGGCCTCGACGGCGAGCGCCGTGGTGGGCGCGTCCTCGGGGTCGACGACGCCCACGACCGGCACCCGCGGCTCCAGCGGCGGCCCGGCCTCGAGGTAGGACGCCGCACCGGGCGACGCCGGGTCGCGCCACGCGATCGCGTCGAGCGGCAGGCGCAGCCCGGCGGCCGACGTCCCGGGGAGCAGCACGAGGCGACCACGCCGGAAGGTCCAGGCCGGGCTGGTCCACTCCTCGCCGGGGACGAGCGGCAGCACCCACCCGGTCGGGGTGTCGACGGCGGCGTCGAGGACGCCGAGGCCGTGCGCGTCGAGCCTCTCGGCGGCGCCGTCGGGCCGGTCGCCGGCGGGTTGGCGGACCTCGGAGGCGAGCGCGGCCAACGGGTCCTCGTGGGCCGCCAGCAGGTGCTCGCCGGGCAGCCCGAGCACCCGCGTGATCCGGCGGGCCAGCGCCTCGGCCCGCTCGACGGCGACCGCTTCGTCGCCGGCCGTCGGGGCCGGACCCCACGGGTCGGACAGCAGCGAGGGGTCCTGCCAGAGCGGGACGCCGTCGGTGCGCCACTGGAGTGCGATGTTCCAGCGCGGCAGCGGCTCGCCCGGGTACCACTTGCCCTGGCCGCGGTGCACCACGCCGCCGCGGGCGTAGGTCTCGCGCAGGCGCTCGGCGAGGGTGCTCGCGAGCGCGCGCTTCTCGGGGCCGTCCGCCTCGGTGCTCCACTGCGCGGTCGTGGCGTCGTCGCGGCTCACGAACGTGGGCTCGCCGCCCATCGTGAGCCGCACGTCGCCGTCGGTGAGCCGCTGGTCGACGGCGGCGCCGAGCGCGTCGACGCGGGCCCACTGCGCCTCGGAGTAGGGCCGGGTGACGCGGGGGTCCTCGTGGACCCGGCGCACCTGGTTGTGGAAGGAGAAGGCGACCTCGACCGGGTCGGTGGCGCCGCTGATCGGCGCGGCGCTGCTCGGGCGCGGCGTCGCGCTGAGCGGGATGTGCCCCTCGCCGGCGAACAGGCTCGACGTCGGGTCCATCCCGACCCAGCCGGCGCCGGGCAGGTAGACCTCGGCCCAGGCGTGCAGGTCGGTGAAGTCGGACGTCGGCCCGGACGGACCGTCGAGGCCGACCATCGCGTCGGGGTCGGCGGTCAGCTGCACGAGGTAGCCGGACACGAACCGGGCGGCGAGGCCGTGCTGGCGCAGCAGCGCCACCAGGAGCCAGGCGCTGTCGCGGCAGCTGCCGATCCGCCTCGCCAGGGTCTCGTCGGGGGTCTGGACGCCGGCCTCCATCCGGACCGAGTAGGCGACCTCGCCGTTGACGGCGGCGTTCAGCCCGGCGAGGAAGGTGATGATCGGGGTGCCGTCACCCGGGTCGGGCTGCGGCTGCGCGCGGCGGAACGCCTCGGCCGCGCCGGCGTCCTCGACCGGGTGCAGGTAGGGCGCGAGGTCGGCCGCGAGCGAGTCCTCGTAGGTGAAGGGGAAGTGCTCGGCGTACTCCTCGACGAAGAAGTCGAAGGGGTTGATCACCATCAGGTCGGCGACGAGCCCGACGGTGATGTCGAGGGTCTTGACCTTCTCGGGGAAGACCAGCCGGGCGTTCCAGTTGCCGAACGGGTCCTGCTGCCAGTTGACGAAGTGGTTCCGCGGCTCGACGGTCAGCGAGTAGGCCTCGATCGGCGTCCGGGTGTGCGGGGCGGGGCGCAGCCGGACGACGTGCGGCCCGACGTGCACGGGTTCGGCGAAGTCGTAGGTGGTCCGGTGCTCCAGGGCGACCTTGATCGACATGCCCCCACCCTGCCCGGTCCGCGTTGCCGGGGGGTAACGGGTCCACGGCGACCGCCCCGACGTCCGCAAAGAATTGTTTGCAAATGACTCTTTGCGGTTCTACGGTGGCGGGGTGGACCGCACCTCGATCACCCCCGAGCCGCACCAGCTCCGCGCCCTCGCGCACCCCGTCCGGCTCCGGATGCTGGGGATGCTGCGGGTCGACGGGCCGGCGACGGCCACCTCCCTGGCGACCCGGCTCGGCCTGAACAGCGGCGCGACGTCCTACCACCTGCGCCAGCTGGCCCAGCACGGCTTCGTGGTCGACGACGAGGAGCGCGGCAACGGCCGCGAGCGGTGGTGGCGGGCGGCGCACACGAGCACGCGCACGGCCGGCGGGCCGGCCGGCACCGAGGCCGGCGACAGCGCCGACGCGTTCCTCCAGGCAGCGGTCGTGGTCTACAGCGAGTGGCTGCAGCAGGCCGTCGAGGAGGGCCCGCTCCTGCCCGAGCCCTGGCGCGACGCGACGTCGTTCAACGACTGGATCCACCGGCTCACCCCGGCCGCGGCCCGGCACCTGATGCGCACCGTCGGCGAGATGATGGAGGCCGTCGAGGACGACGAGGACGACCCCCGGGCCCGCTCGGTCGTCGTCCAGGTGCACGTCTTCCCGCGGCCCGGTCAGGAGTACGACGCGCAGGAGCGGCACCCGTGAGGCGCCCGCTCCACGGCTGGCTGGTCGCGGAGGCGCTCTCGCTCACCGGCACCCGCGTGTCGATGATCGCGATCCCGCTGTTCGTGCTCGAGCAGACCGGGAGCGCGACGCAGACCGGCCTGGTGGCCCTCGCCGAGATGCTGCCGCTGGTCGTCCTCAAGGTGCTGGGCGGCCCGGTCATCGACCGCGTCGGCGCGCGCCGGGTCGCGGTCACGTGCGACCTGCTCTCGCTCGTCGTGGTGGCCGCGATCCCGCTGCTCTTCGACCTCGGCCTGCTCTCCTTCCCCGGCTTCCTGGCCCTCGTGGCCGGCGCGGGGGCGCTGCGCGGCCCGGGCGACGGGGCGAAGCACGCCATGGTCCCGGCGCTGGTCACCTCGGCCGGGATCGCCATGGAGCGCGCGACCGGGCTCTCCTCGACGGTCGAGCGGACGGCGTCCATGCTCGGCGCCGGGCTGGCCGGCGTCCTCGTGGCCACCCTGGGTGCGCAGAACGCGCTGCTCGTCGACGCCGCGACCTTCGGGCTGTCCGCCCTCGTGCTGTCGTGGGCGACGAAGGGCCTCCCGGCGACGAGCGGGACTGGGGGCGGGACGGTGGTCGGGTCCGAGCCCGTCCCCTACCTCGAGCAGCTGCGCGAGGGCTGGGACTTCCTGCGCCGCGACCCGCTGCTGCTCGGCATCTCGGTGATGGTCGCGGTGACCAACCTGCTCGACGCGGCGTGGTCGTCGGTGCTGATGCCGGTGTGGTCGATCGAGTCCGGCGAGGGCGCGGCCACGCTCGGCGTCCTGTTCGCGGTGATGAGCGGCTCCTCGGCCCTCGGCGCGGTCTGCGCGGCCACGATCGCCGCCCGCCTGCCGCGCTTCCGCACCTACCTGTTCGCGTTCCTCCTCTGCGGGCTCCCCCGCTTCGCCGTGTTCGTCGTCGACACCCCGCTGGCCGGCGTGGTCGCGGTGTTCGTCGTGGCCGGCTTCGCCTCCGGGTTCATCAACCCCGTCCTGGGCGCGGTCATGTTCGAGCGGATCCCCGACCACCTGGTCGGCCGGGTCTCCTCCCTCACGAGCGCGATGTGCTGGGCCCTGATGCCGCTCGGCGGCCTGGTCGGCGGCGTCCTCTTCGACACCGGCGGCCTGGCGCTGGCCATGGGCGCCTGCGGCCTCGCCTACCTCGCGGCCACCATGCTGCCCGCCGTCGACCCGCGCTGGCGCGACATGGACCGCCGTCCGGAGCCGACGACCGTCGCGAGCGGCGACGCCTCAGTGCGGGGGTAGACCCCCCAGCGGCGTGGTCCGTCGGCGGGAGTTTCACCGCTGGAGCGGTGAAACTCGCGCTCCCGGTACGAAACTTCACACCACAAGCAAGAGTTTCAGCCGACCCACCGGGAGTTTCAGTCGGCCCGCCGGGATATTCACCGCTGGAGCGGTGAAACTCGCGCTCCTGGCATGAAACTTCGCACCACAAGCAGGAGTTTCAGCCGACCCGCCGGGATATTCACCGCTGATGCGGTGAAACTCCCGCACCCGCGGCGCCCACCCGACACGGCGGGTCGGAGGCCGCTCAACGCAGGGTGGCGGCGGCCTCGATCAACCGGTCGTTGGCCTCGGGCTCGCCGATCGAGACGCGGACGCCGTCGCCGGCGAACGGGCGCACGGTGACGCCGACGGCGTCGGCTGCAGCCGCGAGGTCGCCGGCGCGGTCGCCGAGCGGGAACCAGACGAAGTTGCCCTGGGCGTCGGGGATGTCCCAGCCCTGGGCGAGCAGCGCGTCGCGGACGCGGGTGCGCTCGAGGGCCAGGGCGTCGACGCGCTCCAGCAGCTCGGCCTCGGCGGCCAGCGACGCGATGGCCGCGGCCTGGGCGACCGCGGAGACGCCGAACGGCAGCGAGACCGCGCGCAGGGCGGCGGCGATGGGGGCCTGGCTGACGGCGTACCCGACGCGGAAGCCGGCAAGTCCGTAGGCCTTGGAGAAGGTGCGGAACAGCACGACGTTCGGGTGCGCGCGGTAGGTGGCGACGCCGTCGACGGCGTCGGCCATCCGCACGAACTCGAGGTAGGCCTCGTCGACGACGACGACCACGTGCTCGGGCACACGGGCGAGGAACGCGTCGAGCTCGGTCTGGGTGACCGCCGGCCCGGTCGGGTTGTTGGGGGTGCAGACCAGGACGACCCGGGTGCGGTCGGTGATCGCGGCGAGCATCGCGTCGAGGTCGTGGCGGCCGTCGGCGAGCAGCGGCACCTGCACCGACGTCGCGGCAGCGGCGGTGACCGCGATCGGGTAGGCCTCGAAGGAGCGCCACGCGTAGACGACCTCGTCGCCGGGCTCGCAGAACCCGGTGACGACCTGGTAGATCAGGCCGACCGAGCCGGTGGCGGTCGCGATGTCGTCGACCGGGACGCCGAGCCGCTCGGAGAGCGCGGCGTACAGCGCGACGCTGCCCATGTCGGGGTAGCGGTTCATCGTCGCCACGGCGGCCGTGGCGGCCTCGACGACGCCGGGCAGCGGCGGGTACGGGTTCTCGTTGCTGGAGAGCTTGTACGCCGTCACCCCGGGCCGCACGACCGGCGGCTTGCCGGGGACGTAGGCGGGGATCCGGGCGATGTTCGCGCGCGGCTGCGGGTGGGCCATGGCACGAAGGCTAGTGGGCGGCGTACCTCAGCAGCGCCACGCCCGTCGCGAACGAGCGGGCCTCGAGCAGCCGCAGCCCGGAGGCGCGGTGACCCTCGGGGAACAGGCGGGTCCCGCGGCCCTGCACGACCGGGTGCACGAACAGGCGGTACTCGTCGACCAGGTCGGCCTCGACCAGGGTCGGCAGCAGCGTGAGGCTGCCGGTGCACACGACGTCCTTGCCGGGGAGCGCCTTGAGGGCGCGCACCTCCTCGACGACGTCGCCGCGCAGCGCCGTGGAGTGCTGCCAGTCGAGGTCGTCGTCGGCCAGCGTGGACGTGACGACGTACTTGCGGACGCCGCCGAGGTAGTCGGCGATCCCGGTGGCGTCGTCCTCGAGGTCGCGCCAGTAGCCGCGGAAGTCGGTGAAGGTCTGCCGGCCGACGAGCAGGGCGTCGGCCGCGGCGTCCTGGCGGTGGTTCTCGGCCAGGAGCTCCGGGTCCTCGGCGACCAGCTGGTCGTCGAACCAGTCGTCGAGCATCTGGATCGAGCCGTCGAGGGTGATGTTCTGGGTGATCACGAGCCTGCGCCGGTCAGTCATGCCGGTCACGACCGCGCCACGGCCGCAGAATCATCGCCAGCACGACGCCGAGACCGACCCCGACGACCGCGCCGGTGACGTTGTCGATGATGTCGGTGACGTCGCACGCCCGGTCGATCCGGGCCAGCTCGAGCTGGGTCCACTCGATGCCGAGGGAGTACGCGGCGAGCAGCGCCAGGCCCAGGGGCACCAGCGCGAGCGCCGCCCGGCCCCAGCGGGCGGCGGCGACCACGAGGAACGCCCCCGGCGCGACGAAGACGACGGTGTTGAGCAGCCGCTGACCGCCGGAGAAGATCCAGAACCCGTCCGGCGCCGGCCCGCCGATGTCCCACGAGCAGGTGTCGAGGCGGCCCTCGGCCGGCACGACCCCCGGCGCCGCGGTCGCCGGCAGCAGGGTGATCAGCCCGATGATCGCGATCGACCACAGCAGTCCGCCGACGGCGACGGCGGCCACCGGGCCGAGCCGCCGCGACAGGACCACGGCGAGCAGCCCGCAGACCACCCCGGCGACGGCGACGCCGACGAGCATGACGCCCACACCACCGACCGGGAACACCCGCGCGAGGCTACCCGGGCCCGGGACCGGGACCGGGGTCGGGAACGCGCACGGAGTCACGGACCGAGCCGGGGACGCCGGGGACGCCGGGGGCGGCCAGGAGGCCGGCGACCAGGTTCGCCACCAGCGGCTGGAGGAGCTCGCCCTCCGGGTCCTCGACCACCCGGTGGAAGCCGGACTGCTCGAGCATCGTGTAGCCGTGCAGGGCGGTCCAGAGCTGGGCGGCGACCGACGCCGGGTCGGCGGGGCGCAGTACGGCGGCGTCCATCGCGCGGCGCACGCCGGCGACGAGCTGCCCGAACGCCGCCATCCCGACCTGCTGCTCCTCGTGGGTGAGCCGGTAGCCGCCGAGCGTCGTCGCGCCGAACATGACGGCGTACAGGTGCGGGTGGGCCAGCGCGTGTGCCCGGTACGCCCCGGCCATGGCGGTGAGGTCGGCCAGCGGGTCCTCGGTGACCGGGACGGCGTCGACGCGGGCGTGGAGCCGGTCGAAGCCGTCGGCCACGATCTCGCGCACCAGGGCCGGCATGCCCCCGAAGTGGGTGTAGACCGCCATCGTCGAGGTGCCGGCCTCGCGGGTCAGCCGGCGGGCGGTCAGCGCCGAGGGCCCCTCCTCGGCCAGGACGTCGGCCGCCACCTCGAGCAGGCGGCGGCGCAGGTCGGGCTCGTCGGGCCGGGCGGGCCGGTTCGGCTGGTCGGACACCCTTGCCATCCTGTCATAACGCCGTTATCGTCCTCGGATAACACTGTTATGAGGAGACGCCGATGAGCCGGTACCTGCAGGACGAGTTCGCGCCGGTCGCCGAGGAGCTCACCGCGCTCGACCTCACCGTGTCCGGCCGGCTCCCGGCGCACCTCGACGGTCGCTACCTGCGGATCGGGCCGAACCCGGCACAGGACCCCGCGGCGCTCGCCGCCGCGGGCTACCACTGGTTCCTCGGCGAGGGCATGGTCCACGGCGTCCGCCTCGAGGACGGGCACGCCCGGTGGTACCGCAACCGGTGGGTCCGCCCGGACGCGTGCGACTTCGCGCCGAACACCAACGTCGTGCAGCACGCCGGGCGGACGATGGCGCTGGTCGAGGCCGGCGCGCCGCCGTACGAGCTCGACGACGAGCTCGACACGGTCGGCCGTTGCGGCTTCGCCGGCGACCTGCGCGCGGGCTACACCGCCCACCCGCACGAGGACCCCGCGACCGGCGAGCTGCACGCGGTCTCGTACTCCTGGACGCGCGGCAACCGCGTCGACTACTCGGTGCTCGACGCCGCCGGGTCGCTGCGCCACCAGCTCGAGATCGAGGTGCACGGCAGCCCGATGATGCACGACTGCGCGCTCACCGAGCACCACCTCGTGGTCTACGACCTGCCGGTCACCTTCGACATCGACATGGTCGCCGGGAAGGCGCCCCGCCCGCTCCGGCTGCCGACTCGGCTGGCGCTGAACCGCGTCGTGGGCCGCAACCCGGTCTCCGACAAGGTCGTCGAGGCGATGACGCGGGGCCGCGGCGTACCGACGCAGCTGCCGTACTCGTGGGACGACGACTACCCCGCGCGCATCGGGCTGCTGCCGCGCGACGCCACCGACGGGTCCGCCGTGCGCTGGTTCGACGTCGACCCCTGCTACGTCTTCCACACCCTCAACGCCTTCGAGGTGCCCGGCACCGACGAGGTCGTCGTCGACGTCGTCCGCCACGACCGGATGTTCGCGACCCGGTTCGACGGACCCGACGAGGGCCCGGCCTCGCTGGTGCGCTTCACCCTCGACCTCGCCTCCGGCCGGGCCAGCGAGCACCGCTTCGACGAGCACCCCCAGGAGTTCCCGCGCCACGACGAGCGCCTGACCGGCCGCCGGCACCGGTTCGGGTACTCCGTCGGGTTCGACGACGGCCGGCTCGGCGACACCGTCCTCAAGCACGACACGGTCGCCGGCACCACCCAGGAGCGCCGGCTCGGGGCCGGCCGGCTCGCGGGCGAGATGACCTTCGTGCCGTCGTCGCCCGACGCGGCCGAGGACGACGGCGTGCTGATGGGCTACGTGCACGACCTCGCCCGCGGCCTGAGCGACCTGGTGCTGCTCGACGCCGGCACGCTCGAGGACGTCGCCACGGTGCACCTGCCCGGCCGGGTGCCGGCCGGGTTCCACGGCAGCTGGGCGCCGGCGCCCTAGCGGCTACTCCGGCGGCAGGACGACCTCGCCGCCGGGGACCAGCGGCAGGTCACGGCCCAGGGTGATGTCGACGGGGTTGGTCAGGCAGCGGATCGAGCCGCCGCCCTTGTGGAACTCGGAGACGTCGACGACGACGACCTCGAAGCCCCAGGCCTCGAGCTGCGCCCGCACCCGGTCGGGGCACGACGGCATGACGACGGTGCGCCCGACGACCACGGAGTTGGCGCAGAACGTCGTCAGCGCCTCCTCCTCGGTCAGCACGAGCGGCTCGGGCACGAGGTCGAGCAGGGCCGCGGCCGAGGCGTCGTCGAGCGCGGAGGGGCACACCAGCGCCCGGCGGTCGTCGAGCGGGCAGAAGGCCAGGTCGAGGTGGTACATGCCGGGGTGGGTGATCCGCAGGCCGCGGACCCGGACGCCGAGCTCGGTGGCCAGGTGCTTGAGGGCCAGCTCCTCGGTGCGCGGGCCGTAGCCGACGACCAGCGCGTCGCCGAAGGCGAAGGCGTCGCCGGCCTCGAGGTGCGCGCCGACGCCGTCGCGGCCGACGTAGGACGTCGTCGCGCCGTGCTCGGCGAACCAGGGCTGCGCGGAGCGGGTCTCCATCCGGCGCTGCGGGTAGCGCATGTGCGACATCACCACGTGGGGCGCCGGCCCGTCGGGACCGGGACGGACCACGCCGAGGCCGAGGTTCATCGCGTAGACCATGTCGGGGGCGTCGGGCCGCTGCGGCAGGACGTCGACGACCGCGCCGAGCCCCCGCAGGGTCCCGACCATGTCGTACCACTGGCGCCACGCCAGGGCGGGGTCCGGCTGGACGTCGGGGTCCATGAACGGGTTGATGACGTAGTCGACCCTGAAGTGGGTCGGCTCGACGGCCACGTAGTGACGACCCCAGCCCAGCTCGCTCATCGACTCTCCCTCACGCTCGCCCGAGATTGTCAGACAATCTGACAACACCATGGTGCCGCACGAACGCGCCACGGACAAGCCGTCGACTCCGCACCGCCGTCCCGACCCGGCATGATGGGCCCCATGAGCACCGCTCCCGGCCCCGTCGGGCCGTTCGCGACGCTCCACGTCGAGCACACCTCGACCGTCGACCGCGCCGCCGAGGAGCTGCGCCGGGCGATCTTCGAGGGCGACATCGAGAGCGGGACCGCGCTGCGCGAGGTCGCGCTCGCGGAGTCGCTCGGCGTCTCGCGCCCCACGATCCGCGAGGCGCTCGGCACCCTGGTCGCCGAGGGGCTCGCCACCCGCGAGCCGCACCGCGGCGTCCACGTCTCGACCCCGGAGGCCGGCTCGGTGCGCGACGTCTGCCGTGCGCGCTGGGTGCTCGAGGGCGCCGGCGTCGCGCGCTGGCTCGACGCCTCCGAGGAGGCCCGCGACCACGTCCGCGCGTCGTTGCGGGCCTACACCGACGCCGTCCGCGCCGAGGGCACCTACCAGTCCCTCAACGCCCTCCACCTCGCCTTCCACGTCTCGCTCGTCGGCCTCGCGGGCAGCCCCCGCCTGGTGGCGATGGCCGAGAACCTCGTCGTCGAGCTCAAGCTGGCCCTGGCCCAGGTCGAGCGGATCGCCCGCAACGCCCACGACCAGGCCGACTCCCACGTCGCGCTGGTCCGCCTGCTCGAGGACGACGACGTCGACGGCGCCCTCGCGTTCCTGCGGACCCACCTCGACGACGCCGAGCACGAGATCATCGAGGCCCTCCGGCTCTGAGCCCCGCCCGCGGCCCGGCGGCGGCCCGGCCTCGCCCCGGGGTGGTACCAAGGACGGGGGCGACCCGCGCCCGCCCGTGCCCGAGGAGACCCCCATGCCCACCGTCGCCGCCACCATCGTCGCCAGCCTGAGGGCCAACGGCGTGCGCCGGGTCTACGGACTCCCCGGCGACTCGCTCAACGGCTTCACCGACGCCCTGCGCAAGGAGGGCTCGATCGCCTGGCAGCACGTGCGGCACGAGGAGACGGCGGCGTTCGCGGCCGGGGCCGAGGCGGCGCTCACCGGCGAGCTCGCCGTCTGCGCCGGCAGCTGCGGGCCGGGCAACCTGCACCTGATCAACGGGCTCTACGACGCCCACCGCAGCCGGGTCCCGGTGCTGGTGATCGCGGCGCACATCCCCAGCTCCGAGATCGGCTCGACGTACTTCCAGGAGACCCACCCCCAGCAGCTCTTCGCCGAGTGCAGCGTGTACTGCGAGATGGTCGGCGACCCCGCGCAGATGCCGCGGGTCCTGGAGATCGCGATGCGCACGGCGGTGGAGCGGCGCGGGGTCGCGATCGTGGTGATCCCGGGTGACGTGGCCCTCGCCGACGCGGGGTCGACCCGCACCGTGGTCGTCCGCCGCGCCCGGCCGGTCGTCGTCCCGTCGCCGGAGGAGCTCGCCGAGGCCGCCACGATGCTCGACCACGGCACCAAGGTGACGATCCTGGCCGGCGCCGGGGTCGAGGGCGCCCACGACGAGGTCGTCGCGCTCGCCGAGGCGCTGGGCGCCCCGATCGTGCACGCCTACCGGGGCAAGGAGTTCATCGAGCACGACAACCCCTACGACGTCGGGATGACCGGGCTGCTCGGCTTCTCCTCCGGCTACCGGGCGATGGAGTCGTGCGACGTGCTCCTGATGCTGGGCACCGACTTCCCGTACCAGCAGTTCTACCCCGACGACGCGAAGGTGATCCAGGTCGACGTCCGGGGCGAGCAGCTGGGCCGGCGGGTGCCGCTCGACCTGGGCCTGGTCGGGACGGTCAAGGACACCGCTGCGGCCCTGCTCCCGCTCGTCACCCGCAAGAAGAAGCGCAAGCACCTCGAGTCGTCCCTCGAGCACTACCGCAAGACCCGGGAGAAGCTCGACGACCTCGCCACCGACGACCACGACCGCACGCCGATCCACCCGCAGTACGTCGCCCGGCTGATCGACGAGCTGGCCGACGACGACGCCGTCTTCATCCCCGACGTCGGCTCCCCGGTGGTGTGGGCGGCCCGCTACCTCCGGATGAACGGGCGGCGCCGGCTGATCGGCTCGTTCAGCCACGGCTCGATGGCCAACGCCGTGCCGCAGGCGATCGGCGCGCAGGCCTCCCACCCCGGCCGGCAGGTGGTCACGCTGTCGGGCGACGGCGGGCTGGCGATGCTCCTCGGCGACCTGATCACCCTGACCCAGCAGCGGCTGCCGGTGAAGATCGTCGTCTTCAACAACTCCTCGCTGAACTTCGTCGAGCTGGAG
It encodes the following:
- a CDS encoding transglutaminase family protein; amino-acid sequence: MSIKVALEHRTTYDFAEPVHVGPHVVRLRPAPHTRTPIEAYSLTVEPRNHFVNWQQDPFGNWNARLVFPEKVKTLDITVGLVADLMVINPFDFFVEEYAEHFPFTYEDSLAADLAPYLHPVEDAGAAEAFRRAQPQPDPGDGTPIITFLAGLNAAVNGEVAYSVRMEAGVQTPDETLARRIGSCRDSAWLLVALLRQHGLAARFVSGYLVQLTADPDAMVGLDGPSGPTSDFTDLHAWAEVYLPGAGWVGMDPTSSLFAGEGHIPLSATPRPSSAAPISGATDPVEVAFSFHNQVRRVHEDPRVTRPYSEAQWARVDALGAAVDQRLTDGDVRLTMGGEPTFVSRDDATTAQWSTEADGPEKRALASTLAERLRETYARGGVVHRGQGKWYPGEPLPRWNIALQWRTDGVPLWQDPSLLSDPWGPAPTAGDEAVAVERAEALARRITRVLGLPGEHLLAAHEDPLAALASEVRQPAGDRPDGAAERLDAHGLGVLDAAVDTPTGWVLPLVPGEEWTSPAWTFRRGRLVLLPGTSAAGLRLPLDAIAWRDPASPGAASYLEAGPPLEPRVPVVGVVDPEDAPTTALAVEARDGHVHVFLPPTERLDDYADLLRLVEVAARRIGCPVVLEGYGPPPDPRLTQLVVTPDPGVIEVNVQPTTSWAEQRDLTTTLYDEARRAGLTTEKFDLDGTHTGTGGGNHLTLGGRVPVDSPLLRRPDLLVSLLTYWQRHPALSYLFSGRFVGPTSQAPRFDEGRPEAAYEMEIAFAEIERLVREQRDEGLEPRPWLVDRALRHLLTDLTGNTHRAEFCIDKLYSPDSSRGRLGLLELRGFEMPPHAQMALVQALLVRSLVAMFWEQPLRAPLVRWGTRLHEDALLPHGAAADVAEVVADLRAAGIAFEEEWLAPFVEFRFPRIGVTRAGDVEVELRQAIEPWHVLGEEATGTGTARYVDSSVERLQVAVRGYDPARHLVTCNGVPLPLTPAGAGHAGGHVAGVRYRAWQPSSALHPSIEVHAPLRLDVVAVQDGGAGVSLGGATYHVVHPGGRSYDAPPVNAHEAEARRASRFEPHGHTAGVLDVAALRRAGRAAASEEYPHTLDLRRA
- a CDS encoding ArsR/SmtB family transcription factor, which encodes MDRTSITPEPHQLRALAHPVRLRMLGMLRVDGPATATSLATRLGLNSGATSYHLRQLAQHGFVVDDEERGNGRERWWRAAHTSTRTAGGPAGTEAGDSADAFLQAAVVVYSEWLQQAVEEGPLLPEPWRDATSFNDWIHRLTPAAARHLMRTVGEMMEAVEDDEDDPRARSVVVQVHVFPRPGQEYDAQERHP
- a CDS encoding MFS transporter is translated as MRRPLHGWLVAEALSLTGTRVSMIAIPLFVLEQTGSATQTGLVALAEMLPLVVLKVLGGPVIDRVGARRVAVTCDLLSLVVVAAIPLLFDLGLLSFPGFLALVAGAGALRGPGDGAKHAMVPALVTSAGIAMERATGLSSTVERTASMLGAGLAGVLVATLGAQNALLVDAATFGLSALVLSWATKGLPATSGTGGGTVVGSEPVPYLEQLREGWDFLRRDPLLLGISVMVAVTNLLDAAWSSVLMPVWSIESGEGAATLGVLFAVMSGSSALGAVCAATIAARLPRFRTYLFAFLLCGLPRFAVFVVDTPLAGVVAVFVVAGFASGFINPVLGAVMFERIPDHLVGRVSSLTSAMCWALMPLGGLVGGVLFDTGGLALAMGACGLAYLAATMLPAVDPRWRDMDRRPEPTTVASGDASVRG
- the hisC gene encoding histidinol-phosphate transaminase is translated as MAHPQPRANIARIPAYVPGKPPVVRPGVTAYKLSSNENPYPPLPGVVEAATAAVATMNRYPDMGSVALYAALSERLGVPVDDIATATGSVGLIYQVVTGFCEPGDEVVYAWRSFEAYPIAVTAAAATSVQVPLLADGRHDLDAMLAAITDRTRVVLVCTPNNPTGPAVTQTELDAFLARVPEHVVVVVDEAYLEFVRMADAVDGVATYRAHPNVVLFRTFSKAYGLAGFRVGYAVSQAPIAAALRAVSLPFGVSAVAQAAAIASLAAEAELLERVDALALERTRVRDALLAQGWDIPDAQGNFVWFPLGDRAGDLAAAADAVGVTVRPFAGDGVRVSIGEPEANDRLIEAAATLR
- a CDS encoding dihydrofolate reductase family protein produces the protein MTDRRRLVITQNITLDGSIQMLDDWFDDQLVAEDPELLAENHRQDAAADALLVGRQTFTDFRGYWRDLEDDATGIADYLGGVRKYVVTSTLADDDLDWQHSTALRGDVVEEVRALKALPGKDVVCTGSLTLLPTLVEADLVDEYRLFVHPVVQGRGTRLFPEGHRASGLRLLEARSFATGVALLRYAAH
- a CDS encoding VanZ family protein → MFPVGGVGVMLVGVAVAGVVCGLLAVVLSRRLGPVAAVAVGGLLWSIAIIGLITLLPATAAPGVVPAEGRLDTCSWDIGGPAPDGFWIFSGGQRLLNTVVFVAPGAFLVVAAARWGRAALALVPLGLALLAAYSLGIEWTQLELARIDRACDVTDIIDNVTGAVVGVGLGVVLAMILRPWRGRDRHD
- a CDS encoding TetR/AcrR family transcriptional regulator, whose amino-acid sequence is MSDQPNRPARPDEPDLRRRLLEVAADVLAEEGPSALTARRLTREAGTSTMAVYTHFGGMPALVREIVADGFDRLHARVDAVPVTEDPLADLTAMAGAYRAHALAHPHLYAVMFGATTLGGYRLTHEEQQVGMAAFGQLVAGVRRAMDAAVLRPADPASVAAQLWTALHGYTMLEQSGFHRVVEDPEGELLQPLVANLVAGLLAAPGVPGVPGSVRDSVRVPDPGPGPGPG
- a CDS encoding carotenoid oxygenase family protein, whose product is MSRYLQDEFAPVAEELTALDLTVSGRLPAHLDGRYLRIGPNPAQDPAALAAAGYHWFLGEGMVHGVRLEDGHARWYRNRWVRPDACDFAPNTNVVQHAGRTMALVEAGAPPYELDDELDTVGRCGFAGDLRAGYTAHPHEDPATGELHAVSYSWTRGNRVDYSVLDAAGSLRHQLEIEVHGSPMMHDCALTEHHLVVYDLPVTFDIDMVAGKAPRPLRLPTRLALNRVVGRNPVSDKVVEAMTRGRGVPTQLPYSWDDDYPARIGLLPRDATDGSAVRWFDVDPCYVFHTLNAFEVPGTDEVVVDVVRHDRMFATRFDGPDEGPASLVRFTLDLASGRASEHRFDEHPQEFPRHDERLTGRRHRFGYSVGFDDGRLGDTVLKHDTVAGTTQERRLGAGRLAGEMTFVPSSPDAAEDDGVLMGYVHDLARGLSDLVLLDAGTLEDVATVHLPGRVPAGFHGSWAPAP
- a CDS encoding dimethylarginine dimethylaminohydrolase family protein, encoding MSELGWGRHYVAVEPTHFRVDYVINPFMDPDVQPDPALAWRQWYDMVGTLRGLGAVVDVLPQRPDAPDMVYAMNLGLGVVRPGPDGPAPHVVMSHMRYPQRRMETRSAQPWFAEHGATTSYVGRDGVGAHLEAGDAFAFGDALVVGYGPRTEELALKHLATELGVRVRGLRITHPGMYHLDLAFCPLDDRRALVCPSALDDASAAALLDLVPEPLVLTEEEALTTFCANSVVVGRTVVMPSCPDRVRAQLEAWGFEVVVVDVSEFHKGGGSIRCLTNPVDITLGRDLPLVPGGEVVLPPE